In Syntrophomonadaceae bacterium, the DNA window CCTTAATTATCAGATTGGGGCTATCGGGTTTAGTTCCTATTTTCACAGTGTACTGGCTGTTGATAAAAATAACGAGCCCCTCACCAACTGTTTAGTCTGGGCTGACAGCCGCAGCGTCGGGCTGGTGGAAGAGATAAAAAAAGCTACTCCCCCCAATGCCTGGTACAGCCGGACCGGCTGCCAGCTGCACCCGATGTACCCGCCAGGAAAGATACTGTGGTGGAAACAGAATTTACCAGAGATTTTTAATAAAACTGCCAAGTTTTTGTCTATAAAAGAGTATATTGTATCCGAACTTTTTGGCACATACCTGGTGGATACCTCCCTGGCCTCGGCATCCGGCTTGTTTAACTTTAACACTATGACCTGGGATGCTGAAATCCTGGACTATGTGGGGATTAACTCCCGCCACCTGTCAGAGCCTGTTTCCTCTCAGACAATCCTCCGGGGTCTCAGGCCCCATTGGGCCGCAGCCACAGGCATCGACCAGTCGGTTCCCTGGGTCATCGGCGCAGGGGACGGTGTCCTGTCCAGCGTCGGTACCGGAACAGTAATCCCCGGAGTGATGACAGCCATGATCGGCACCAGCGGAGCCCTGCGGGTGCTGTCTCCCATACCCCGAGTAGATCCCAAGGGCCGCACCTGGTGCTACCACCTGACCGGCGACATGTGGGTCTTGGGGGGAGCCATCAACAGCGGCGGCATTGTCTATCGTTGGTTCCGGGATAAATTTGCCGGCGAGTTCAAGCAGGGAACGGAACCCCCGCCCTATGAAATTTTAAACCAGATGGTGGATGCGGTCCCGCTGGGGGCAGCCGGGATGCTGCTTTTGCCCCACCTTTCCGGAGAACGCAGCCCCTACTGGAATGCCAATGCCAGAGGCGTACTCTTCGGTATCGGGCTGGAACATAATAAATCCCATTTGGCCCGGGCGATTATCGAAGGTATTACCTACGCCATGTACAGCGTGTTTGTGGCCCTGGAAGAGCTTACTGGCCAATCCCAGGAAATCCGGGCTACCGGCGGCTTTGCCCGGTCAAAGTCCTGGCTTGAAATCGTTAGTGATGTCTTCGGCCGGGAAGTCAAGGTACCGCAGGTGCTGGAGGGGTCTGCCTTCGGCGCCGCCATCCTGGCCATGGTAGCTTTGGGATACCTGCCCGATATACAATCTGCCAGGAAAATGGTCACCATCGGAGAAACCATTCAGCCGAACATGGACAACAACGAGAAATATGGGAAACTGTTTGCCTTATATGAACGCATTTACTGGAAGCTGCAAGAAGAGTTTGCGCTGATGGCTGACCTAAGAAAAGAACTGACTGGAGGCAGCAAAACATGACCAATACCCTTAACAAGACAATCCCCCCGTATCAAAGGGCGATCCTGAAAAGCCACTTGTGTGCCAACGGGATTGAACTGAAGCAGCTGGACCGCCCCTTGATCGCCGTGGCTAATTCCTGGAACGAGATTGTCTCGGGCCATGTCCAT includes these proteins:
- a CDS encoding gluconokinase → MKNDAFIGADIGTGSCKVVAFDQGGTMLALQSLEYPTLYPQSGFAEQDPKVILNSLAECLKLVAAQLKNLNYQIGAIGFSSYFHSVLAVDKNNEPLTNCLVWADSRSVGLVEEIKKATPPNAWYSRTGCQLHPMYPPGKILWWKQNLPEIFNKTAKFLSIKEYIVSELFGTYLVDTSLASASGLFNFNTMTWDAEILDYVGINSRHLSEPVSSQTILRGLRPHWAAATGIDQSVPWVIGAGDGVLSSVGTGTVIPGVMTAMIGTSGALRVLSPIPRVDPKGRTWCYHLTGDMWVLGGAINSGGIVYRWFRDKFAGEFKQGTEPPPYEILNQMVDAVPLGAAGMLLLPHLSGERSPYWNANARGVLFGIGLEHNKSHLARAIIEGITYAMYSVFVALEELTGQSQEIRATGGFARSKSWLEIVSDVFGREVKVPQVLEGSAFGAAILAMVALGYLPDIQSARKMVTIGETIQPNMDNNEKYGKLFALYERIYWKLQEEFALMADLRKELTGGSKT